One Papaver somniferum cultivar HN1 chromosome 10, ASM357369v1, whole genome shotgun sequence genomic window carries:
- the LOC113315813 gene encoding uncharacterized protein LOC113315813: protein MSSSSKNPVTSITNQLHNANIRNISAMKLRQAVGSVKALSVATEERVYNKGKDGSGAQENPWNVCKSHLNLLPYDDDVPLEDWNFSHSEWTIQFKNMLLEHHSVQVIDEALVELGPKISTDPPNCRPTYGSMISTRMKIDLSKPLYRGGWWNTRAGGVTWVRYHWERQPHNLCTHCWTVNHNKEECANVAHDLKIRRYTNEKYINYIHGLAETYGVEICEDMDLLIQRICEASKKQINEQGYDHEDTRRPKSSRSTEEENDEPTDDLDINELHSSPTSIEFDGMEHDLVEEGENITKIYPQVMDEVADSPTFLYMKILSWNCQGFLGKDTRDHLIYLNNLHHPEIIFICDTKINDSRIIILSNFLGMPNMAFALSVGLAGSLLLLWKDGFSLNIDHQDDKIFHTRVTNDACKGEWNTDFNNTTSSAVLDLIKDSDLTDLGFCGNPYTWSSNKHGTGRFKSRIDRALGNREWYLVYPNSILRHIPHYGSDHAPILLDISNQDRNSFSENIKTAWSTNFLSELISLQDADVNGSNTEAVILLESEIRKLNEIQASSNRQKSRDHFYNDMDMNLRFFHIIMNRRKCRNRIDSLMAPNGTWCNDRDSLSNLLKQHFQNIMTTSNPSSIQHFIRHIPRCIYLKDNEQLEAIPSEQEIHQALMTMEPWTSPGPDGFPPGFYQTQWQVVNADVCKMIKSFFHSGFLVQQLNNTIVSLIPKVQIANKPKYFRPIALCNTVYKIISKIIALRMKKHIAKIISPMQSAYVSGRLISENICLVQEIVQSMKRKEGLGGHLALKMDMSKAFNRLEWSFLLDILKQFGFSEKFRQFISQCISTTHIEVMLNGSPTTSFKTTRRIRQGDPLSPYLFILAMESFSRFLPHCEATGKLTGMKISRSAPKTNHLLFADDCILFCKANDAQVQKLLSVIHQFSICLGQLINFNKSTVFFSSNLSPKACQNISGDLQVRSLNISDEKYLGIPFFVGRRKRIPFSILCDKMDHRFANWNGSNMSEEARSVMIKNVSNAIPMHHMTSFKLPDVTIKKMSSKQRQFWRNKK from the exons atgtcttCATCGTCTAAGAATCCTGTTACTTCCATAACCAATCAACTCCATAATGCCAATATCAGAAACATCTCTGCTATGAAACTAAGGCAAGCAGTTGGGTCCGTGAAGGCACTTTCAGTCGCTACAGAAGAGAGAG TTTATAACAAAGGAAAAGATGGAAGCGGTGCTCAAGAAAATCCCTGGAATGTTTGCAAGTCTCACTTAAATCTTCTTCCTTATGATGATGATGTTCCTCTAGAAGATTGGAACTTTAGTCATAGTGAATGGACTATTCAATTCAAAAACATGTTGCTTGAACATCATTCTGTCcaagtaattgatgaagcttTGGTGGAACTAGGACCAAAGATTTCGACTGATCCCCCAAACTGTCGGCCAACCTATGGAAGTATGATATCAACAAGAATGAAGATTGATTTAAGCAAACCTCTCTATAGAGGTGGGTGGTGGAACACAAGAGCTGGTGGAGTTACCTGGGTAAGATATCATTGGGAACGTCAACCCCATAACCTATGTACACATTGCTGGACAGTGAATCACAACAAGGAGGAGTGTGCTAATGTTGCTCATGATCTGAAGATTCGCCGATACACAAATGAGAAGTATATCAACTATATCCATGGTCTGGCTGAAACTTATGGAGTTGAAATATGTGAAGACATGGATCTCCTTATTCAAAGAATTTGTGAGGCTAGTAAGAAACAGATAAATGAACAAGGATATGATCATGAAGATACCAGACGACCCAAAAGTTCAAGGAGCACTGAAGAGGAAAATGATGAGCCCACTGATGACTTGGATATCAATGAACTGCATTCGTCTCCAACTTCTATTGAGTTTGATGGAATGGAGCACGATTTGGTAGAGGAGGGAGAGAATATTACTAAAATTTACCCCCAGGTGATGGATGAGGTTGCTGATTCCCCTACTTTTTTG TATATGAAAATTCTTAGCTGGAATTGTCAAGGGTTCTTAGGTAAAGATACTAGAGATCATCTTATTTACCTCAACAATCTTCATCATCCGGAAATTATATTCATCTGTGATACTAAAATCAATGATAGTAGAATCATCATATTATCTAACTTTCTAGGAATGCCCAATATGGCTTTTGCACTATCTGTGGGTCTGGCAGGTAGTTTACTTTTATTATGGAAGGATGGTTTTTCTCTTAATATAGATCACCAGGATGACAAAATCTTTCACACACGAGTCACTAATGATGCTTGTAAGGGGGAATG GAACACTGATTTCAATAACACCACCTCTAGTGCTGTCCTAGATCTCATTAAAGATTCTGATCTTACTGATTTGGGTTTCTGTGGAAACCCTTATACTTGGAGTAGTAATAAACACGGCACAGGTAGATTTAAGTCCAGGATAGACCGAGCTTTAGGAAACAGAGAGTGGTACTTAGTTTACCCAAATTCCATTCTTAGACACATCCCACATTACGGTTCTGACCATGCCCCTATTTTGCTAGATATTTCAAACCAAGATAGAAAttctttttctgagaatattaaaACTGCTTGGTCTACTAATTTTCTG TCTGAATTGATCTCTTTGCAAGATGCTGATGTGAATGGTTCTAATACAGAAGCTGTCATTCTTTTAGAAAGCGAGATTAGAAAGCTCAATGAAATACAAGCAAGCTCTAATCGACAAAAGTCTCGTGACCACTTCTATAATGACATGGATATGAATTTGAGGTTTTTCCATATCATAATGAATAGAAGAAAATGTCGAAACAGAATTGACTCTCTTATGGCACCAAATGGTACATGGTGTAATGACAGAGATTCACTTTCTAATCTTCTTAAACAACATTTCCAGAATATTATGACTACTTCCAATCCGTCAAGCATCCAACATTTCATCAGACACATACCACGGTGCATTTATTTGAAAGACAATGAACAACTTGAAGCCATTCCTTCAGAACAAGAGATCCACCAAGCACTCATGACCATGGAGCCATGGACGTCACCGGGACCAGATGGTTTTCCCCCTGGGTTCTACCAAACTCAATGGCAAGTAGTGAATGCCGATGTATGTAAGATGATTAAATCTTTCTTTCATTCCGGTTTTCTAGTTCAACAGCTTAACAACACTATAGTCTCTTTGATTCCCAAAGTTCAAATagcaaacaaaccaaaatattttCGTCCCATTGCTTTGTGCAACACAGTTTATAAAATCATCTCGAAGATCATTGctttgaggatgaagaaacatattgcaaaaattatttcTCCAATGCAGTCGGCCTACGTATCAGGTAGACTTATCTCTGAAAACATTTGCTTAGTGCAAGAAATTGTGCAATCCatgaagagaaaagaaggattaggAGGCCACCTTGCTCTTAAAATGGACATGTCTAAAGCATTCAATAGACTAGAATGGAGTTTCCTTTTAGACATTCTAAAACAGTTTGGGTTTTCAGAAAAATTTCGACAATTTATTTCTCAGTGCATTTCGACAACTCATATTGAAGTCATGTTGAATGGTTCCCCCACTACATCATTCAAGACGACTAGAAGAATCAGGCAGGGTGATCCGTTATCACCCTACCTATTTATTCTCGCAATGGAGTCTTTTTCAAGATTCTTGCCTCACTGTGAAGCAACTGGGAAACTCACAGGTATGAAGATCTCTCGTTCTGCACCAAAAACCAACCATTTGCTGTTTGCGGATGATTGTATCCTGTTTTGCAAAGCCAATGATGCACAAGTTCAAAAATTGCTAAGCGTGATACATCAATTCTCCATATGCTTAGGGCAATTGATAAATTTCAATAAATCTACTGTGTTTTTTAGTTCTAACCTTTCTCCTAAAGCTTGTCAGAATATCAGTGGAGATCTTCAAGTCAGATCACTGAATATCTCGGATGAAAAATACCTTGGTATTCCCTTTTTTGTTGGTAGAAGAAAGCGCATTCCCTTCTCTATACTATGTGACAAAATGGATCATAGGTTTGCGAATTGGAATGGCAGTAACATGTCGGAGGAAGCTAGATCAGTTATGATTAAAAATGTTTCCAACGCGATTCCAATGCATCATATGACGAGTTTCAAGTTACCTGATGTTACCATTAAAAAGATGAGTTCTAAACAACGGCAGTTCTGGAGGAATAAGAAGTAA